From one Microbacterium sp. 10M-3C3 genomic stretch:
- a CDS encoding GNAT family N-acetyltransferase: MREIHRANVADIDPVALYRILWLRVTVFVVEQQAAYPEIDGRDLEPGAELMWAVEDGEILATLRILCGDEALRIGRVATAVPARGRGLAADLMRAALERCAHLAPDLPIDLDAQMQLEDWYGRFGFVRVGDPYEEDAIPHIPMRRPAEPAVAEGAE, from the coding sequence GTGAGAGAGATCCACCGGGCGAACGTCGCCGACATCGACCCCGTCGCCCTGTACCGCATCCTGTGGCTGCGCGTGACGGTTTTCGTCGTCGAGCAGCAGGCGGCGTATCCCGAGATCGACGGCCGAGACCTCGAGCCGGGCGCCGAGCTCATGTGGGCGGTCGAGGACGGCGAGATCCTCGCGACGCTGCGCATCCTGTGCGGCGATGAGGCGCTGCGCATCGGCCGTGTCGCGACCGCCGTGCCGGCGCGCGGACGCGGGCTCGCGGCCGATCTCATGCGGGCCGCCCTCGAGCGCTGTGCGCACCTCGCGCCCGACCTGCCCATCGACCTCGACGCGCAGATGCAGCTCGAGGACTGGTACGGCCGGTTCGGCTTCGTGCGCGTCGGCGACCCGTACGAGGAGGACGCCATCCCGCACATCCCGATGCGTCGGCCCGCTGAGCCGGCTGTCGCGGAGGGCGCCGAGTGA